In Aedes albopictus strain Foshan chromosome 3, AalbF5, whole genome shotgun sequence, the following are encoded in one genomic region:
- the LOC109401148 gene encoding MRG/MORF4L-binding protein: MTLVKDKPDSEYFEWSPEDEIQLFFAMEGLRPVGINRHFAIACITERLSKALNRDVTSDTVWAHLKTMYNLKALDEQDKLALPNEESDFSLPETEFSSVMKRKSIEEPPPVTEESKKTEAKPELVVKSGKEKEAPEEEKPAEKEKATKSNKAAKHENTESTPKRPQKRTRGSMSLEPNAGSPAITPPNVQSSKRRRI; this comes from the exons ATGACTCTGGTAAAAGACAAGCCGGACAGTGAGTATTTTGAGTGGTCACCAGAAGACGAAATCCAACTGTTTTTCGCCATGGAAGGCCTCCGCCCGGTCGGCATTAACCGGCACTTTGCCATCGCATGCATAACCGAACGGCTTTCCAAGGCGCTGAACCGGGACGTGACCAGCGATACGGTTTGGGCCCATCTGAAAACCATGTACAATCTGAAGGCGCTGGACGAGCAGGATAAACTTGCGCTTCCCAACGAGGAATCCGATTTCAGTTTGCCGGAAACGGAATTTTCCTCCGTTATGAAGCGAAAGTCCATTGAGGAGCCACCACCCGTTACTGAAGAAAGTAAGAAGACCGAAGCGAAACCGGAACTGGTTGTGAAATCTG GTAAAGAGAAGGAAGCCCCCGAAGAAGAAAAGCCAGCGGAGAAGGAAAAGGCAACCAAATCGAACAAAGCAGCCAAACACGAAAACACCGAGAGCACGCCCAAACGGCCACAGAAACGTACCCGAGGTTCAATGTCGCTCGAGCCGAATGCCGGAAGTCCCGCCATTACACCACCGAATGTACAGAGTAGCAAAAGGCGACGAATTTAG